One Phragmites australis chromosome 23, lpPhrAust1.1, whole genome shotgun sequence DNA window includes the following coding sequences:
- the LOC133905790 gene encoding peroxidase 3-like codes for MARSRSLRPPPAAALLVIHLVALTVLLLAGAGGCHGALLKAHFYRRSCPAAEAVVRDIVLARVAADPAALPAKLLRLFFHDCFVRGCDASVLIDSTSGSTAEKDAAPNGSLGGFDVIDTAKAVLEAVCPGTVSCADIVALAARDAVSFQFGRDLWDVQLGRRDGVVSLASEALANIPSPSANFTTLEANFASKGLDVKDLVILSGAHTIGVGHCNVFAARLSNFAAGADPTLNAAYAAQLRAQCGPSASSNNATAVPMDPGSAARFDAHYYVNLKLGRGLFASDAALLTDRRAAGMIHRLTRQGYFLEEFKNAVRKMGRVGVLTGGQGDIRRNCRALNN; via the exons ATGGCTCGGAGCAGGAGCTTgaggccgccgccggcggcggcatTGCTCGTCATCCACCTGGTGGCGCTCACGGTGCtgctcctcgccggcgccggcggctgcCACGGCGCGCTGCTGAAGGCGCACTTCTACCGGCGCAGCTgcccggcggcggaggcggtggtgCGCGACATCGTGCTCGCCCGCGTCGCCGCCGACCCCGCCGCGCTCCCCGCCAAGCTGCTCCGCCTcttcttccacgactgcttcgtcagG GGGTGCGACGCGTCGGTGCTGATCGACTCGACGTCGGGCAGCACAGCGGAGAAGGACGCGGCGCCGAACGGGTCGCTGGGCGGCTTCGACGTGATCGACACCGCCAAGGCCGTGCTGGAGGCCGTCTGCCCCGgcaccgtctcctgcgccgacatcGTCGCGCTCGCCGCCAGGGACGCCGTCTCATTCCAG TTCGGTCGGGACCTGTGGGACGTGCAGCTGGGGCGGCGCGACGGCGTGGTGTCGCTGGCGTCGGAGGCGCTGGCCAACATCCCCTCGCCGTCGGCCAACTTCACCACCCTCGAGGCCAACTTCGCCAGCAAGGGACTCGACGTCAAGGACCTCGTCATCCTCTCAG GCGCGCACACCATCGGCGTCGGCCACTGCAACGTCTTCGCCGCCCGCCTCTCCAActtcgccgccggcgccgaccCGACCCTCAACGCCGCCTACGCCGCGCAGCTGCGCGCCCAGTGCGGCCCGTCCGCCTCCAGCAACAACGCCACCGCGGTGCCCATGGACCCCGGCAGCGCCGCCCGGTTCGACGCGCATTACTACGTGAACCTCAAGCTCGGCCGCGGCctcttcgcctccgacgcggcGCTGCTCACGGACCGCCGCGCCGCGGGCATGATCCACCGGCTCACGAGGCAGGGGTACTTCCTCGAGGAGTTCAAGAACGCCGTGCGCAAGATGGGCCGCGTCGGCGTGCTCACCGGCGGGCAGGGGGATATCAGGAGGAACTGCAGGGCCCTCAACAACTGA